A window of Epinephelus fuscoguttatus linkage group LG24, E.fuscoguttatus.final_Chr_v1 contains these coding sequences:
- the LOC125884667 gene encoding mitogen-activated protein kinase kinase kinase kinase 4-like isoform X10, translating into MANDSPAKSLVDIDLASLRDPAGIFELVEVVGNGTYGQVYKGRHVKTGQLAAIKVMDVTEDEEEEIKLEINMLKKYSHHRNIATYYGAFIKKSPPGHDDQLWLVMEFCGAGSITDLVKNTKGNQLKEDWIAYISREILRGLAHLHAHHVIHRDIKGQNVLLTENAEVKLVDFGVSAQLDRTVGRRNTFIGTPYWMAPEVIACDENPDATYDYRSDLWSCGITAIEMAEGAPPLCDMHPMRALFLIPRNPPPRLKSKKWSKKFFSFIEGCLVKNYTQRPPTEQLLKHPFIRDQPNERQVRIQLKDHIDRTKKKRGEKDETEYEYSGSEEEEEDPPEQEGEPSSIVNVPGESTLRRDFIRLQQENKERSEALRRQQLLQEQQLREQEEYKRQLLAERQKRIEQQKEQRRRLEEQQRREREMRRQQEREQRRREQEDKRRIEEMDRRRKEEEERRRAEDEKRRNDREQEYIRRQLEEEQRHLEMLQEQLLREQAMLLEFKWRELEEQRKAERLHKRLQQEQAYLLSLQHESKQLPGDKTKLPSDHSKPPKTSTLPPDRVLTTTPQAQVLDGAVSVARSACDFSRALQTIPSDSPKSQEAVPETTDSDETGPSQLPNSPSPPPTEPPTDSEPPQAESLEPDRPAEPVSHPPQPIREADERYRKNIQGSPQIAPPPKQPPLPPRSSEPFSNGSSSEASAMHRPMEPQVQWSHLAALKSSNSAAPSPPPPPPPVVSRSQSFSEPGGVTSSFAQLHLRSQDPHHHHHHHPSPARTDSQPQPPLHHPQPQTRTEHQAGGEEVPPKVPVRTTSRSPVLSRRESPLPSQPGNQGGQRNAGGNVEQRPLWDRVEKLQPRPGSGSSSGSSNSSSQASPGDRFRPRCESPASSKSEGSPLQRPENVPKKQDEKNLVRPTRPADLTALAKELRAVDDVRLPHKVTDYSSSSEESGTTDEEDDEEVDQEAGEESTSGAEDSRAGRLSNGETESAKTMLVEDSESEQAITPSKDGTLVIRQSQSESNSMSKHKSSSSFTPFIDPRLLQISPSSGSSLNNMAAFGPDGRLADPLRSDPSRKGSVVNVNPVNTRPPSDTPEIRKYKKRFNSEILCAALWGVNLLVGTESGLMLLDRSGQGKVYPLINRRRIQQMDVLEGLNVLVTISGKKNKLRVYYLSWLRNKILHNDPEVEKKQGWVNVGDLEGCVHYKVVKYERIKFLVLALKNAVEVYAWAPKPYHKFMAFKSFGDLVHKPLLVDLTVEEGQRLKVIYGSCSGFHAVDVDSGAVYDIYLPTHIQTSIQCHAIIILPNTDGIELLVCYEDEGVYVNTYGRITKDVVLQWGEMPTSVAYIRSNQIMGWGEKAIEIRSVETGHLDGVFMHKRAQRLKFLCERNDKVFFASVRAGGASQVYFMTLGRSSLMSW; encoded by the exons gatgaagaggaggaaattAAACTGGAGATCAATATGCTGAAGAAGTATTCCCACCACCGAAACATAGCCACCTACTATGGTGCTTTCATTAAGAAGAGCCCCCCGGGACACGATGACCAGCTGTGG CTGGTGATGGAGTTCTGTGGAGCTGGTTCAATCACAGATCTGGTGAAGAACACCAAAGGGAACCAGCTGAAGGAAGACTGGATCGCCTACATCTCCAGAGAGATCCTTAGG ggTCTGGCCCACCTACACGCCCACCACGTCATCCACCGTGACATCAAGGGCCAGAACGTCCTGTTGACCGAGAACGCTGAAGTCAAACTAG TTGACTTTGGCGTGAGTGCTCAGCTGGATCGGACAGTGGGGAGGAGGAACACGTTCATCGGGACCCCTTATTGGATGGCCCCTGAGGTTATTGCTTGTGACGAGAACCCGGACGCTACGTATGATTACAGA AGCGATCTGTGGTCTTGTGGCATCACAGCTATAGAGATGGCTGAAGGAGCACCAC CACTCTGTGACATGCACCCAATGCGTGCACTCTTCCTCATTCCAAGAAACCCTCCTCCCAGGCTCAAGTCTAAAAAATG GTCCAAAAAGTTTTTCAGTTTCATTGAGGGCTGTCTGGTGAAGAACTACACGCAGCGGCCCCCGACAGAGCAGCTGCTGAAGCACCCCTTCATCCGAGACCAGCCCAACGAGAGGCAAGTCCGCATCCAGCTCAAAGACCACATCGACCGTACCAAGAAGAAGAGGGGAGAGAAGG ATGAGACAGAGTACGAGTACAGTggcagtgaggaggaggaagaggatccCCCAGAGCAGGAAGGGGAGCCCAG CTCCATTGTCAACGTGCCAGGTGAGTCAACGCTGCGCCGCGACTTCATCCGCCTGCAGCAAGAGAACAAGGAGCGATCAGAGGCGCTCCGCCGgcagcagctcctccaggagCAGCAGCTCCGGGAGCAGGAGGAGTACAAGCGCCAACTGCTGGCTGAGAGGCAGAAGCGCATAGAGCAACAGAAGGAGCAGAGAAGACGGCTAGAGGAG CAACAGCGACGTGAACGGGAGATGAGGAGGCAACAGGAGCGTGAGCAGCGTCGCCGTGAGCAGGAGGACAAGAGGCGCATTGAAGAGATGGATCGTAGACgcaaagaagaggaggaacgcCGGCGGGCTGAGGACGAGAAGAGGAGGAATGATCGTGAACAG GAGTACATCAGAcgtcagctggaggaggagcagagacacCTGGAGATGTTGCAGGAGCAGCTGCTCCGCGAACAGGCCATGCTGCTG GAGTTCAAGTGGCGGGAGCTGGAGGAGCAGCGCAAGGCCGAGCGACTCCATAagcggctgcagcaggagcaggCCTACCTGCTGTCGCTCCAGCACGAGTCCAAACAGCTGCCTGGCGACAAGACCAAACTCCCCTCAGACCATAGCAAACCTCCAAAGACCTCCACCCTGCCCCCCGACAGAGTCCTAACCACAACCCCTCAAGCTCAGGTCCTTGACGGTGCCGTTTCTGTAGCAAGAAGCGCTTGTGATTTCTCCAGAGCACTTCAGACAATCCCCTCAGACAGCCCCAAATCCCAGGAAGCAGTGCCAGAGACGACTGACTCTGATGAGACCGGTCCCAGCCAGCTCCCAAACTCCCCCAGCCCTCCTCCGACTGAACCCCCCACTGACTCTGAACCTCCCCAGGCAGAGAGTTTGGAGCCCGATAGGCCGGCAGAGCCTGTCAGTCATCCTCCTCAGCCTATCAGAGAG GCCGACGAGCGGTACCGTAAGAACATTCAGGGCTCCCCTCAGATCGCCCCTCCTCCCAAGCAGCCCCCTCTGCCTCCCCGCTCCTCCGAACCATTCTCCAATGGCTCCTCCTCCGAGGCCTCCGCCATGCACCGGCCCATGGAGCCTCAG GTCCAGTGGTCCCACCTGGCTGCTCTAAAAAGCAGTAACAGCGCcgccccctctcctcctcctcctcctccgcccgTGGTCTCTCGCTCCCAGTCCTTCAGCGAGCCCGGCGGCGTGACCTCTAGCTTTGCACAACTCCACCTGCGCTCCCAGGACccccaccatcaccaccaccaccacccatcGCCTGCACGCACTGACTCCCAGCCCCAACCTCCCCTCCACCACCCTCAGCCCCAAACTCGGACCGAACACCAGGCCGGCGGTGAGGAGGTGCCTCCCAAG gtgccgGTGAGGACAACATCCAGGTCTCCGGTCCTGTCGCGCCGCGAGTCCCCTCTGCCATCACAGCCCGGCAACCAAGGCGGACAGAGGAATGCTGGCGG TAATGTGGAGCAGCGTCCGCTGTGGGATCGTGTGGAGAAGCTGCAGCCTCGGCCGGGCAGTGGCAGCTCCTCCGGCTCCTCCAACTCCAGCTCCCAGGCCAGTCCTGGTGACCGCTTCAGGCCACGCTGTGAGTCCCCTG CTTCCTCCAAATCTGAAGGATCGCCTCTCCAGCGGCCTGAAAATGTtcccaaaaaacaagatgaaaagaACCTTGTCAGGCCCACTCGACCAGCT GATCTGACAGCTCTGGCCAAGGAGCTTCGAGCAGTAGATGATGTGAGGCTTCCCCACAAGGTCACCGACTACTCCTCCTCAAGCGAGGAGTCGGGCACCACCGACGAGGAGGACGACGAAGAGGTGGACCAGGAGGCGGGAGAGGAGTCCACCTCAGGAGCCGAGGATTCCAGGGCTGG GAGGCTGAGTAACGGGGAGACGGAGTCGGCTAAGACCATGCTGGTTGAAGACTCGGAGAGCGAACAAGCCATTACACCCTCGAAGGACGGCACGCTGGTCATCAGACAG TCCCAGTCAGAAAGCAACTCCATGTCCAAACACAagtcttcctcttccttcactCCCTTCATCGACCCTCGTCTTCTCCAGATTTCTCCATCCAGCGGCAGCTCCCTCAACAACATGG CAGCATTCGGGCCAGATGGACGGCTCGCAGACCCGCTGAGGTCTGATCCATCTCGTAAAGGCTCTGTGGTCAACGTCAACCCAGTTAACACGCGCCCACCGAGCGACACACCAGAGATTCGCAAGTACAAGAAGAGGTTCAACTCTGAGATCCTGTGTGCTGCACTCTGGG GAGTGAACCTGCTCGTGGGAACAGAGAGCGGACTGATGCTGCTGGACCGAAGCGGTCAGGGGAAGGTCTACCCACTGATCAACAGGAGACGCATCCAGCAGATGGACGTCCTGGAGGGACTCAATGTCCTCGTCACCATTTCAG GTAAAAAGAACAAGCTGCGAGTGTATTACCTGTCCTGGCTGAGGAACAAGATTTTGCACAACGACCCTGAGGTGGAGAAGAAGCAGGGTTGGGTCAACGTGGGCGACTTGGAGGGTTGTGTCCACTACAAAGTCG TGAAATACGAGAGGATTAAGTTCTTGGTGCTGGCCTTGAAGAACGCTGTGGAGGTGTACGCCTGGGCGCCCAAACCCTACCACAAATTCATGGCCTTTAAG TCTTTTGGTGACCTGGTGCACAAGCCTCTGCTGGTCGACCTGACGGTGGAGGAAGGTCAGAGATTAAAGGTCATCTACGGCTCCTGCTCAGGCTTCCATGCTGTGGATGTGGACTCGGGTGCTGTCTACGACATCTACCTGCCCACACAT ATCCAGACCAGCATTCAGTGCCATGCCATCATCATCTTGCCCAACACTGACGGGATCGAGCTGCTGGTGTGTTACGAGGACGAGGGCGTGTACGTCAACACCTACGGGCGCATCACCAAAGACGTGGTGCTGCAGTGGGGAGAAATGCCAACTTCAGTGG CCTACATTAGGTCAAACCAGATCATGGGCTGGGGTGAGAAGGCTATAGAGATCCGCTCAGTGGAGACGGGCCACCTGGACGGCGTCTTCATGCACAAGAGAGCCCAGAGACTCAAGTTCCTTTGTGAGAGAAATGACAAG GTCTTCTTTGCCTCTGTGCGTGCTGGAGGTGCCAGCCAGGTGTATTTCATGACCCTGGGACGCTCCTCCCTCATGAGCTGGTAG
- the LOC125884667 gene encoding mitogen-activated protein kinase kinase kinase kinase 4-like isoform X11, translated as MANDSPAKSLVDIDLASLRDPAGIFELVEVVGNGTYGQVYKGRHVKTGQLAAIKVMDVTEDEEEEIKLEINMLKKYSHHRNIATYYGAFIKKSPPGHDDQLWLVMEFCGAGSITDLVKNTKGNQLKEDWIAYISREILRGLAHLHAHHVIHRDIKGQNVLLTENAEVKLVDFGVSAQLDRTVGRRNTFIGTPYWMAPEVIACDENPDATYDYRSDLWSCGITAIEMAEGAPPLCDMHPMRALFLIPRNPPPRLKSKKWSKKFFSFIEGCLVKNYTQRPPTEQLLKHPFIRDQPNERQVRIQLKDHIDRTKKKRGEKDETEYEYSGSEEEEEDPPEQEGEPSSIVNVPGESTLRRDFIRLQQENKERSEALRRQQLLQEQQLREQEEYKRQLLAERQKRIEQQKEQRRRLEEQQRREREMRRQQEREQRRREQEDKRRIEEMDRRRKEEEERRRAEDEKRRNDREQEYIRRQLEEEQRHLEMLQEQLLREQAMLLADERYRKNIQGSPQIAPPPKQPPLPPRSSEPFSNGSSSEASAMHRPMEPQVQWSHLAALKSSNSAAPSPPPPPPPVVSRSQSFSEPGGVTSSFAQLHLRSQDPHHHHHHHPSPARTDSQPQPPLHHPQPQTRTEHQAGGEEVPPKVPVRTTSRSPVLSRRESPLPSQPGNQGGQRNAGGNVEQRPLWDRVEKLQPRPGSGSSSGSSNSSSQASPGDRFRPRCESPASSKSEGSPLQRPENVPKKQDEKNLVRPTRPADLTALAKELRAVDDVRLPHKVTDYSSSSEESGTTDEEDDEEVDQEAGEESTSGAEDSRAGYPHGFRRRLSNGETESAKTMLVEDSESEQAITPSKDGTLVIRQSTADIKRLVSLSSSSSSSPSAGLGHVHGQPQPPGHGLAEKNGFAGRIHHLPDLIQQSHHSPSSSTTIPSSSSSSSLPSSSSYASPAMSPQNSLDKLTAIESQSESNSMSKHKSSSSFTPFIDPRLLQISPSSGSSLNNMAAFGPDGRLADPLRSDPSRKGSVVNVNPVNTRPPSDTPEIRKYKKRFNSEILCAALWGVNLLVGTESGLMLLDRSGQGKVYPLINRRRIQQMDVLEGLNVLVTISGKKNKLRVYYLSWLRNKILHNDPEVEKKQGWVNVGDLEGCVHYKVVKYERIKFLVLALKNAVEVYAWAPKPYHKFMAFKSFGDLVHKPLLVDLTVEEGQRLKVIYGSCSGFHAVDVDSGAVYDIYLPTHIQTSIQCHAIIILPNTDGIELLVCYEDEGVYVNTYGRITKDVVLQWGEMPTSVAYIRSNQIMGWGEKAIEIRSVETGHLDGVFMHKRAQRLKFLCERNDKVFFASVRAGGASQVYFMTLGRSSLMSW; from the exons gatgaagaggaggaaattAAACTGGAGATCAATATGCTGAAGAAGTATTCCCACCACCGAAACATAGCCACCTACTATGGTGCTTTCATTAAGAAGAGCCCCCCGGGACACGATGACCAGCTGTGG CTGGTGATGGAGTTCTGTGGAGCTGGTTCAATCACAGATCTGGTGAAGAACACCAAAGGGAACCAGCTGAAGGAAGACTGGATCGCCTACATCTCCAGAGAGATCCTTAGG ggTCTGGCCCACCTACACGCCCACCACGTCATCCACCGTGACATCAAGGGCCAGAACGTCCTGTTGACCGAGAACGCTGAAGTCAAACTAG TTGACTTTGGCGTGAGTGCTCAGCTGGATCGGACAGTGGGGAGGAGGAACACGTTCATCGGGACCCCTTATTGGATGGCCCCTGAGGTTATTGCTTGTGACGAGAACCCGGACGCTACGTATGATTACAGA AGCGATCTGTGGTCTTGTGGCATCACAGCTATAGAGATGGCTGAAGGAGCACCAC CACTCTGTGACATGCACCCAATGCGTGCACTCTTCCTCATTCCAAGAAACCCTCCTCCCAGGCTCAAGTCTAAAAAATG GTCCAAAAAGTTTTTCAGTTTCATTGAGGGCTGTCTGGTGAAGAACTACACGCAGCGGCCCCCGACAGAGCAGCTGCTGAAGCACCCCTTCATCCGAGACCAGCCCAACGAGAGGCAAGTCCGCATCCAGCTCAAAGACCACATCGACCGTACCAAGAAGAAGAGGGGAGAGAAGG ATGAGACAGAGTACGAGTACAGTggcagtgaggaggaggaagaggatccCCCAGAGCAGGAAGGGGAGCCCAG CTCCATTGTCAACGTGCCAGGTGAGTCAACGCTGCGCCGCGACTTCATCCGCCTGCAGCAAGAGAACAAGGAGCGATCAGAGGCGCTCCGCCGgcagcagctcctccaggagCAGCAGCTCCGGGAGCAGGAGGAGTACAAGCGCCAACTGCTGGCTGAGAGGCAGAAGCGCATAGAGCAACAGAAGGAGCAGAGAAGACGGCTAGAGGAG CAACAGCGACGTGAACGGGAGATGAGGAGGCAACAGGAGCGTGAGCAGCGTCGCCGTGAGCAGGAGGACAAGAGGCGCATTGAAGAGATGGATCGTAGACgcaaagaagaggaggaacgcCGGCGGGCTGAGGACGAGAAGAGGAGGAATGATCGTGAACAG GAGTACATCAGAcgtcagctggaggaggagcagagacacCTGGAGATGTTGCAGGAGCAGCTGCTCCGCGAACAGGCCATGCTGCTG GCCGACGAGCGGTACCGTAAGAACATTCAGGGCTCCCCTCAGATCGCCCCTCCTCCCAAGCAGCCCCCTCTGCCTCCCCGCTCCTCCGAACCATTCTCCAATGGCTCCTCCTCCGAGGCCTCCGCCATGCACCGGCCCATGGAGCCTCAG GTCCAGTGGTCCCACCTGGCTGCTCTAAAAAGCAGTAACAGCGCcgccccctctcctcctcctcctcctccgcccgTGGTCTCTCGCTCCCAGTCCTTCAGCGAGCCCGGCGGCGTGACCTCTAGCTTTGCACAACTCCACCTGCGCTCCCAGGACccccaccatcaccaccaccaccacccatcGCCTGCACGCACTGACTCCCAGCCCCAACCTCCCCTCCACCACCCTCAGCCCCAAACTCGGACCGAACACCAGGCCGGCGGTGAGGAGGTGCCTCCCAAG gtgccgGTGAGGACAACATCCAGGTCTCCGGTCCTGTCGCGCCGCGAGTCCCCTCTGCCATCACAGCCCGGCAACCAAGGCGGACAGAGGAATGCTGGCGG TAATGTGGAGCAGCGTCCGCTGTGGGATCGTGTGGAGAAGCTGCAGCCTCGGCCGGGCAGTGGCAGCTCCTCCGGCTCCTCCAACTCCAGCTCCCAGGCCAGTCCTGGTGACCGCTTCAGGCCACGCTGTGAGTCCCCTG CTTCCTCCAAATCTGAAGGATCGCCTCTCCAGCGGCCTGAAAATGTtcccaaaaaacaagatgaaaagaACCTTGTCAGGCCCACTCGACCAGCT GATCTGACAGCTCTGGCCAAGGAGCTTCGAGCAGTAGATGATGTGAGGCTTCCCCACAAGGTCACCGACTACTCCTCCTCAAGCGAGGAGTCGGGCACCACCGACGAGGAGGACGACGAAGAGGTGGACCAGGAGGCGGGAGAGGAGTCCACCTCAGGAGCCGAGGATTCCAGGGCTGG ATATCCCCATGGCTTCCGCAGGAGGCTGAGTAACGGGGAGACGGAGTCGGCTAAGACCATGCTGGTTGAAGACTCGGAGAGCGAACAAGCCATTACACCCTCGAAGGACGGCACGCTGGTCATCAGACAG AGCACCGCTGACATAAAGCGATTGGtcagtctctcctcctcctcctcctcctctccctcggCTGGCCTTGGCCACGTCCACGGCCAGCCCCAACCCCCCGGCCATGGCCTGGCGGAGAAAAACGGCTTTGCCGGCCGCATACACCACCTACCAGACCTTATCCAGCAGAGCCATCACTCCCCTTCCTCTTCCACGAccatcccttcctcctcctcctcttcctccttacCCTCATCATCTAGCTATGCCAGTCCTGCCATGTCCCCACAGAATTCCCTGGACAAGCTCACTGCCATAGAG TCCCAGTCAGAAAGCAACTCCATGTCCAAACACAagtcttcctcttccttcactCCCTTCATCGACCCTCGTCTTCTCCAGATTTCTCCATCCAGCGGCAGCTCCCTCAACAACATGG CAGCATTCGGGCCAGATGGACGGCTCGCAGACCCGCTGAGGTCTGATCCATCTCGTAAAGGCTCTGTGGTCAACGTCAACCCAGTTAACACGCGCCCACCGAGCGACACACCAGAGATTCGCAAGTACAAGAAGAGGTTCAACTCTGAGATCCTGTGTGCTGCACTCTGGG GAGTGAACCTGCTCGTGGGAACAGAGAGCGGACTGATGCTGCTGGACCGAAGCGGTCAGGGGAAGGTCTACCCACTGATCAACAGGAGACGCATCCAGCAGATGGACGTCCTGGAGGGACTCAATGTCCTCGTCACCATTTCAG GTAAAAAGAACAAGCTGCGAGTGTATTACCTGTCCTGGCTGAGGAACAAGATTTTGCACAACGACCCTGAGGTGGAGAAGAAGCAGGGTTGGGTCAACGTGGGCGACTTGGAGGGTTGTGTCCACTACAAAGTCG TGAAATACGAGAGGATTAAGTTCTTGGTGCTGGCCTTGAAGAACGCTGTGGAGGTGTACGCCTGGGCGCCCAAACCCTACCACAAATTCATGGCCTTTAAG TCTTTTGGTGACCTGGTGCACAAGCCTCTGCTGGTCGACCTGACGGTGGAGGAAGGTCAGAGATTAAAGGTCATCTACGGCTCCTGCTCAGGCTTCCATGCTGTGGATGTGGACTCGGGTGCTGTCTACGACATCTACCTGCCCACACAT ATCCAGACCAGCATTCAGTGCCATGCCATCATCATCTTGCCCAACACTGACGGGATCGAGCTGCTGGTGTGTTACGAGGACGAGGGCGTGTACGTCAACACCTACGGGCGCATCACCAAAGACGTGGTGCTGCAGTGGGGAGAAATGCCAACTTCAGTGG CCTACATTAGGTCAAACCAGATCATGGGCTGGGGTGAGAAGGCTATAGAGATCCGCTCAGTGGAGACGGGCCACCTGGACGGCGTCTTCATGCACAAGAGAGCCCAGAGACTCAAGTTCCTTTGTGAGAGAAATGACAAG GTCTTCTTTGCCTCTGTGCGTGCTGGAGGTGCCAGCCAGGTGTATTTCATGACCCTGGGACGCTCCTCCCTCATGAGCTGGTAG